In a genomic window of Deinococcus carri:
- a CDS encoding 3-hydroxyacyl-CoA dehydrogenase, with protein MNLSGKTVLITGGASGLGAGTARMVAEAGGHPVLLDLNAEAGEALARELGGLFRRTDVTSEDDVAAAIVAAREAFGGLHGAVNCAGVAPAAVTAGKRGPHPLELFERVIRVNLIGTFNVVRLAAQAMLDNPPEGDGERGVIVNTASVAAFDGQVGQAAYAASKAGVAGMTLPLARDLSRGGIRVMTIAPGLFETPMLAGLPQEVQASLGAQVPFPSRLGHPEEYARLVRQIFENPMLNGETIRLDGAIRMAPR; from the coding sequence ATGAACCTGAGCGGCAAGACAGTCCTGATCACGGGCGGCGCGTCCGGGCTGGGGGCGGGCACCGCGCGGATGGTGGCGGAAGCGGGCGGGCATCCCGTCCTGCTCGACCTGAACGCGGAGGCCGGGGAGGCCCTCGCCCGTGAGCTGGGGGGCCTGTTCCGGCGGACGGACGTGACCAGCGAGGACGACGTGGCAGCGGCCATCGTGGCGGCGCGGGAAGCGTTCGGCGGCCTGCACGGCGCGGTGAACTGCGCGGGTGTCGCTCCCGCCGCCGTCACGGCAGGCAAACGCGGGCCGCACCCGCTGGAGCTGTTCGAGCGCGTGATCCGCGTGAACCTGATCGGCACCTTCAACGTGGTGCGCCTGGCCGCGCAGGCGATGCTGGACAACCCGCCGGAGGGGGACGGCGAGCGCGGCGTCATCGTCAATACGGCTTCCGTCGCCGCCTTCGACGGTCAGGTGGGGCAGGCGGCTTACGCGGCCAGCAAGGCGGGCGTCGCGGGGATGACTCTGCCCCTTGCCCGCGACCTCTCGCGGGGCGGCATCCGCGTGATGACAATTGCGCCGGGCCTCTTCGAGACGCCCATGCTGGCCGGACTCCCGCAGGAGGTGCAGGCGTCGCTGGGCGCACAGGTGCCCTTCCCCTCGCGCCTGGGCCACCCCGAGGAATACGCCCGGCTGGTGCGGCAGATTTTCGAGAATCCGATGCTGAACGGCGAGACGATTCGACTGGACGGCGCGATCAGGATGGCCCCCCGGTGA
- a CDS encoding branched-chain amino acid ABC transporter permease: MTVLPRTAARTDRQRMSRAAWLIGLGVVLLILPRLIYPVLALDILAWGLFAVAFDLLFGFSGLLSFGHAAFWGTSAYVTAFLLSHGQSVPVALLGGTASALLLAVPIGFLSVRSIGIYFSMITLAFAQMISFVALQWTDVTGGENGLQGFARPSFLGLDFSDSITRYYFCLVLFALGFSVAYRTVRSPFGQALQAVRDNEQRAQSIGFDPGRFKFTAFLISAALAGLAGSMFTFGHGVVSLDVLNWRTSGEVVMMTLLGGTGTLFGPVIGAGLVLLLRDTLTTANLPVGIVTGLVFVLVVLFFRRGVVGTVQHWLRRR; encoded by the coding sequence ATGACGGTGCTGCCCCGCACCGCCGCCCGCACGGATCGCCAGCGCATGAGCCGCGCCGCCTGGCTGATTGGCCTCGGGGTGGTGCTGCTGATTCTGCCCCGGCTGATCTACCCGGTGCTGGCGCTGGACATCCTGGCCTGGGGCCTCTTCGCGGTGGCCTTCGACCTGCTGTTCGGCTTTTCCGGCCTGCTGAGTTTCGGGCACGCGGCCTTCTGGGGCACGAGTGCCTACGTGACGGCCTTCCTGCTGTCGCACGGGCAGAGCGTGCCGGTCGCCCTGCTGGGGGGGACGGCCTCGGCGCTGCTGCTCGCGGTGCCCATCGGCTTCCTGAGCGTGCGCTCCATCGGCATCTACTTCAGCATGATCACGCTGGCCTTCGCGCAGATGATCTCGTTCGTGGCGCTGCAATGGACGGACGTGACCGGTGGCGAGAACGGCCTCCAGGGCTTCGCGCGGCCCAGCTTCCTGGGGCTGGACTTCAGCGACTCCATCACCCGCTACTACTTCTGCCTGGTGCTGTTCGCCCTGGGCTTCTCCGTCGCCTACCGCACGGTCCGTAGCCCCTTCGGGCAGGCCCTCCAGGCGGTGCGCGACAACGAGCAGCGGGCGCAGAGCATCGGCTTTGACCCCGGCCGCTTCAAGTTCACGGCGTTCCTGATCAGCGCGGCCCTCGCGGGGCTGGCCGGGAGCATGTTCACCTTCGGGCACGGCGTGGTCAGCCTCGACGTGCTGAACTGGCGCACCTCCGGCGAGGTCGTGATGATGACGCTGCTGGGCGGCACCGGCACCCTGTTCGGCCCGGTGATCGGCGCGGGCCTGGTGCTGCTGCTGCGCGACACCCTGACCACCGCCAACCTGCCCGTCGGCATCGTGACGGGGCTGGTGTTCGTGCTGGTGGTGCTGTTCTTCCGCCGGGGCGTGGTGGGCACGGTGCAGCACTGGCTGAGGCGCAGGTAG
- a CDS encoding branched-chain amino acid ABC transporter permease, whose translation MNTQLLLIQVFNGLVNGAFYALLSLGLAVIFGMLRIVNFMHGALYMLGAFAAFALGQAFGLGFWPSLILAPIIVALLGMVLERTLLSRLYGLDPSYNLLLTFGLTLLTQDLVKQFMLSHYAVSSAPYTPPAALAGVVNLGFVVFPKYRLFVIGLSLVICLLTWFVIEKTRVGAIIRASTENPGVTRAFGIDVGKWVTGVFGVGVGLAGLAGVLAAPIYSVEPYMGAELIITTFAVVVIGGLGSILGSVVTGFAVGVLAAVGAALYPPIANTLVFILMALVLLVRPSGLFGLPEGAK comes from the coding sequence ATGAATACACAACTTCTACTGATTCAGGTGTTCAACGGCCTGGTAAACGGGGCCTTCTATGCGCTGCTGAGCCTGGGCCTGGCGGTCATCTTCGGGATGCTGCGGATCGTGAACTTCATGCACGGGGCGCTGTACATGCTGGGGGCGTTTGCGGCGTTTGCGCTGGGGCAGGCGTTCGGGCTGGGGTTCTGGCCCAGCCTGATTCTCGCGCCGATCATCGTGGCGCTGCTGGGCATGGTGCTGGAGCGAACGCTGCTCTCGCGGCTGTACGGGCTGGACCCCAGTTACAACCTGCTGCTCACCTTCGGGCTGACGCTGCTGACGCAGGACCTCGTCAAGCAGTTCATGCTCTCGCACTACGCGGTGTCGAGCGCGCCCTACACGCCGCCCGCCGCGCTCGCCGGGGTGGTGAACCTGGGCTTCGTGGTGTTCCCGAAATACCGCCTGTTCGTGATCGGGCTGAGCCTGGTAATCTGCCTGTTGACCTGGTTCGTGATCGAAAAGACGCGGGTGGGGGCGATCATCCGCGCCAGCACGGAGAATCCCGGCGTCACGCGCGCCTTTGGCATCGACGTGGGCAAATGGGTGACGGGCGTATTCGGCGTGGGTGTGGGCCTGGCGGGGCTGGCCGGGGTGCTGGCCGCGCCGATCTACTCGGTCGAGCCGTACATGGGTGCAGAGCTGATCATCACGACCTTCGCGGTGGTGGTGATCGGCGGGCTAGGCAGCATCCTGGGCAGCGTGGTCACCGGCTTCGCGGTGGGCGTGCTGGCGGCCGTCGGCGCGGCGCTGTACCCGCCCATCGCCAACACGCTGGTGTTCATCCTGATGGCGCTGGTGCTGCTGGTGCGCCCCAGCGGCCTCTTCGGGCTGCCGGAGGGGGCGAAATGA
- a CDS encoding ABC transporter substrate-binding protein, translated as MQKKTLTALVSTAALAAMTVALAQNLRLSDNVVRVGVLTDLSGVYSELSGQGSVKAAQMAAADFMAMNSSFRGKVQVVGVDHQNKADVASNKAAEMIDRQNVDVLMDLPTSSAALAASEVARQKKIPVMVVTGGTTALTNEKCNKYTFHYAYDNYMLANGTGTAVTKRGGNSWYIIYPNYAFGQDLNRQMTAAVQENGGKLVAPSDATPFPNTDFSSYLLKAQGLKPKVFGTMQAGADLVNVVKQYNEFGLRQQGIGLGIGLLFETDVAALGQDAFSGALATVPWYWNLDQRARDWAARFEKAFGKKPTWAQAGVYSATMTYLQAVARAKTDSGDAVVKALEGHRFSDFFARNAYVRPQDHRVLLDVYTVQVKPKAQAKENGDYFNRVATIPAARAFQPLSESKCKM; from the coding sequence ATGCAGAAAAAGACCCTGACCGCCCTCGTCTCCACCGCCGCCCTCGCCGCCATGACGGTCGCGCTCGCGCAGAACCTGAGACTCTCGGACAACGTGGTGCGGGTGGGCGTGCTGACCGACCTCTCCGGTGTGTATTCGGAACTCTCGGGGCAGGGCAGCGTGAAGGCCGCGCAGATGGCCGCCGCCGACTTCATGGCGATGAACTCCAGCTTCCGCGGCAAGGTGCAGGTCGTGGGCGTGGACCACCAGAACAAGGCGGACGTGGCGAGCAACAAGGCCGCCGAGATGATCGACCGCCAGAACGTGGACGTGCTGATGGACCTGCCCACCAGCAGCGCCGCGCTCGCCGCCAGCGAGGTGGCCCGCCAGAAGAAGATTCCCGTCATGGTCGTGACCGGCGGCACCACCGCCCTGACCAACGAGAAGTGCAACAAGTACACCTTCCACTACGCCTACGACAACTACATGCTCGCCAACGGCACCGGCACCGCCGTCACCAAGCGCGGCGGCAACTCCTGGTACATCATCTACCCCAACTACGCCTTCGGCCAGGACCTCAACCGCCAGATGACGGCGGCCGTTCAGGAAAACGGGGGCAAGCTGGTCGCACCCAGCGACGCCACGCCCTTCCCCAACACCGACTTCTCCAGCTACCTGCTCAAGGCCCAGGGCCTCAAGCCCAAGGTGTTCGGCACCATGCAGGCGGGCGCGGACCTGGTGAACGTGGTCAAGCAGTACAACGAGTTCGGCCTGCGCCAGCAGGGCATCGGCCTCGGGATCGGCCTGCTGTTCGAGACGGACGTGGCCGCGCTGGGCCAGGACGCCTTCTCGGGCGCGCTGGCGACGGTGCCGTGGTACTGGAATCTGGACCAGCGCGCGCGCGACTGGGCCGCCCGCTTCGAGAAAGCCTTCGGCAAGAAGCCCACCTGGGCGCAGGCGGGCGTGTACTCCGCCACCATGACCTACCTCCAGGCGGTCGCCCGCGCCAAGACCGACAGCGGCGACGCGGTCGTGAAGGCGCTCGAAGGCCACCGCTTCAGCGACTTCTTCGCCCGCAACGCCTACGTCAGGCCCCAGGACCACCGCGTGCTGCTCGACGTGTACACCGTGCAGGTCAAGCCGAAAGCCCAGGCCAAGGAAAACGGCGACTACTTCAACCGGGTCGCCACCATTCCCGCCGCGCGCGCCTTCCAGCCGCTGTCCGAGAGCAAGTGCAAGATGTGA
- a CDS encoding ABC transporter ATP-binding protein — protein sequence MTAPAVSPAPAAPAAPLLEVRDLNAYYGQSHVLHGVNLHVMPGEVVSLIGRNGAGKTTTLRSIMGVLRSRTGSVTFGGQDITRLPSNRVAARGLAWVPEERAIMSSLTVRENLELPPARPGGWSTERALEAFPVLRERGHHPGSKLSGGEQQMLAIVRVLRSGPKLLLLDEPSEGLAPVIVQRIGDMLQELRREGLSVILVEQNLKFATRLADRHYVFVDGHVVDEVRADEVEARRADLLRYLSV from the coding sequence ATGACCGCGCCCGCCGTCTCCCCTGCCCCCGCCGCGCCGGCGGCCCCACTGCTCGAAGTCCGCGATCTGAACGCCTATTACGGGCAGAGCCACGTGCTGCACGGCGTGAACCTGCACGTGATGCCCGGCGAGGTGGTCAGCCTGATCGGCCGCAACGGCGCGGGCAAGACGACCACTCTCCGGAGCATCATGGGCGTGCTGAGAAGCCGCACCGGCAGCGTCACCTTTGGCGGGCAGGACATCACCCGCCTGCCCAGCAACCGCGTCGCCGCGCGAGGCCTGGCCTGGGTGCCGGAGGAACGCGCGATCATGAGCAGCCTGACCGTGCGCGAGAACCTGGAACTGCCCCCGGCCCGGCCCGGCGGCTGGAGCACCGAGCGGGCGCTGGAAGCCTTTCCGGTGCTGCGCGAGCGCGGCCACCACCCCGGCAGCAAGCTCTCGGGCGGCGAGCAGCAGATGCTCGCCATCGTGCGCGTGCTGCGGTCGGGGCCGAAACTCCTGCTGCTCGACGAACCCAGCGAGGGCCTCGCCCCGGTCATCGTGCAGCGCATCGGGGACATGCTCCAGGAGCTGCGGCGCGAGGGCCTGAGCGTCATCCTGGTAGAGCAGAACCTCAAATTCGCCACCCGCCTGGCCGACCGCCATTACGTGTTCGTGGACGGGCACGTGGTGGACGAGGTGCGCGCCGACGAGGTGGAGGCCCGCCGCGCCGACCTGCTGCGGTATCTGAGCGTCTAG
- a CDS encoding ABC transporter ATP-binding protein codes for MTVPTALEARHLVKDFRGFRATNDVNLQVREGEIHAIIGPNGAGKTTLFNLLSGFLRPTSGEVALFGERIDTLPPHTIVRRGLSRSFQISSVFPSLTVRDNVLVALESPTSLPGQFWTPLSRLETLGPRADQILADVGLDGAQERLAADLSHGEKRQLEIGISLTQDPRVLLLDEPTSGMGSEGIARVIALVRQVARGRTVVLVEHNMSVVSELADRITVLQYGQVLASGRYDEVRRDPRVIEAYLGEEAHA; via the coding sequence GTGACGGTCCCCACGGCCCTGGAGGCCCGCCACCTCGTCAAGGACTTCCGGGGGTTTCGCGCCACCAACGACGTGAACCTCCAGGTCCGCGAGGGCGAGATTCACGCGATCATCGGCCCGAACGGGGCCGGGAAAACCACCCTCTTCAACCTGCTGTCGGGCTTTCTGCGCCCCACCAGCGGTGAGGTGGCCCTGTTCGGGGAGCGCATCGACACCCTGCCGCCCCATACCATCGTGCGGCGGGGCCTGAGCCGGTCCTTTCAGATCAGCAGCGTCTTTCCCAGCCTGACCGTGCGCGACAACGTGCTGGTCGCCCTGGAATCGCCGACGAGCCTGCCGGGACAGTTCTGGACGCCGCTCTCCCGGCTGGAAACGCTGGGGCCACGCGCCGACCAGATTCTGGCCGACGTGGGCCTGGACGGCGCGCAGGAGCGGCTGGCGGCGGACCTCAGCCACGGCGAGAAACGGCAACTGGAAATCGGCATCTCGCTGACCCAGGACCCGCGCGTGCTGCTGCTCGACGAGCCGACCAGCGGCATGGGGTCCGAAGGCATCGCCCGCGTGATCGCGCTGGTGCGGCAGGTCGCGCGGGGCCGGACCGTGGTGCTGGTCGAGCACAACATGAGCGTGGTGTCCGAGCTGGCCGACCGCATCACGGTCCTCCAGTACGGGCAGGTGCTGGCGAGTGGCCGCTACGACGAGGTGCGCCGTGACCCGCGCGTCATCGAGGCCTACCTGGGCGAGGAGGCGCACGCATGA